From one Musa acuminata AAA Group cultivar baxijiao chromosome BXJ2-6, Cavendish_Baxijiao_AAA, whole genome shotgun sequence genomic stretch:
- the LOC103988980 gene encoding eukaryotic translation initiation factor 5A-3-like, whose amino-acid sequence MVFPLCPPRLLRHRFLPHFPPLFASHGLVRHRNQEACRMRIEEHHFGSKADAGASKTYRQQAGTIRKNGYIVIKGRLCKVNLLTENGNTKDDLRLPTDETLLAQIKDGLQKGRIWW is encoded by the exons ATGGTCTTCCCGCTTTGCCCTCCCCGTCTCCTTCGCCACCGCTTCCTTCCCCATTTCCCTCCCCTCTTTGCCTCCCACGGTCTTGTCAG ACACCGCAATCAGGAAGCATGTCGGATGAGGATTGAGGAACACCATTTTGGGTCGAAGGCCGACGCGGGGGCTTCCAAGACGTATCGACAGCAGGCCGGAACCATCCGCAAGAACGGTTACATTGTCATTAAAGGGCGGCTGTGCAAG GTAAATCTGTTGACTGAGAATGGTAACACTAAGGATGACTTAAGACTCCCAACTGATGAAACTCTGCTTGCTCAG ATTAAAGATGGTTTGCAGAAGGGAAGGATCTGGTGGTGA